A part of Rhodoligotrophos appendicifer genomic DNA contains:
- a CDS encoding NAD+ synthase, translated as MTDRLAIALAQLNPVMGAIEANRELAREARCRAAAAGADLILFSELFICGYPPEDLVLKSAFVAACRRAVEALAAETGDGGPGVIMGTPWAEGGHVYNAIAVLDQGAVQTLRYKYELPNYGVFDEKRVFSMGPLPGPVNFRGIRIGIPICEDIWTEEVCECLAESGAEFLLVANGSPFEHGKLDRRMNHAVSRVTETGLPLAYLNQLGGQDELVFDGASFVLNADCSLAVQLPAWESSIVVTHWLRDGDRWRCEGGERAVIEDGLEAVYRACVLGLGDYVDKNGFPGVVLGLSGGIDSALCAAIAVDALGAERVQSLMLPHLYTSDDSLADAEACAQALGIAHVSLPLSGAVEAVTETLAPVFNGAAPGLAEENLQSRLRGLLLMAVSNKLGPMLVTTGNKSEVSVGYATLYGDMNGGFNPIKDLYKTEVNALARLRNQQRPKGCKGPVGRVIPERILSKAPSAELRPDQTDEDSLPPYDILDEILRGLVEEEAATAEIIARGFDREVVEKIEGLLYRAEYKRRQAAPGVKITRRNFGRDRRYPITNHFRDRG; from the coding sequence ATGACCGACCGTCTCGCCATCGCCCTCGCACAGCTCAATCCCGTCATGGGCGCGATCGAGGCCAATCGAGAGCTGGCGCGGGAGGCGCGCTGCAGGGCCGCTGCGGCGGGCGCCGATCTCATCCTGTTCAGCGAGCTGTTCATCTGCGGCTACCCACCGGAAGATCTGGTGCTGAAGAGCGCCTTCGTGGCGGCTTGCCGGCGGGCCGTGGAGGCGCTGGCGGCGGAAACCGGCGATGGCGGGCCCGGGGTCATCATGGGCACACCATGGGCGGAGGGTGGCCATGTCTACAATGCGATCGCGGTTCTCGATCAGGGCGCGGTGCAGACCCTACGCTACAAATACGAGCTGCCAAATTACGGGGTCTTCGACGAAAAGCGCGTTTTCTCCATGGGCCCGCTGCCAGGGCCGGTGAATTTTCGCGGCATCCGCATCGGCATCCCGATCTGCGAAGACATCTGGACCGAAGAGGTCTGCGAATGCCTCGCCGAATCGGGGGCCGAGTTCCTCCTGGTGGCCAATGGGTCGCCCTTCGAACACGGCAAACTCGACCGACGCATGAATCATGCGGTCTCCCGGGTGACCGAAACCGGCCTCCCTCTCGCCTATCTCAACCAATTGGGGGGCCAGGACGAGCTCGTCTTCGACGGCGCCTCTTTCGTGCTGAATGCCGATTGCAGTCTCGCCGTGCAGCTGCCGGCGTGGGAGAGCTCGATCGTCGTTACGCACTGGCTGCGCGACGGAGATCGCTGGCGCTGTGAAGGCGGCGAGCGGGCCGTGATCGAGGACGGTCTCGAAGCCGTCTATCGCGCCTGCGTTCTGGGCCTGGGCGACTATGTGGACAAGAACGGCTTTCCCGGCGTCGTGCTGGGGCTCTCCGGCGGCATCGACAGCGCCCTGTGCGCGGCGATCGCCGTCGATGCTCTGGGGGCCGAGAGGGTCCAGAGCCTGATGCTGCCGCATCTCTATACCAGCGATGACAGCCTCGCCGATGCCGAGGCCTGCGCCCAGGCTCTCGGCATTGCACATGTCAGCCTACCCCTTTCAGGCGCGGTCGAGGCGGTCACCGAGACCTTGGCGCCGGTCTTCAACGGCGCCGCACCCGGCTTGGCGGAAGAGAACCTCCAGTCGCGGTTGCGCGGCCTTCTGCTCATGGCCGTCTCCAACAAGCTCGGCCCCATGCTCGTCACCACCGGCAACAAATCCGAAGTCTCGGTCGGCTATGCGACCCTCTATGGCGACATGAATGGCGGCTTCAATCCCATCAAGGACCTCTATAAAACCGAGGTCAATGCGCTTGCGAGGCTGCGCAACCAGCAGCGGCCGAAGGGCTGCAAGGGTCCGGTGGGACGGGTCATCCCGGAGCGGATCCTGAGCAAGGCTCCCAGTGCCGAGCTGCGGCCCGACCAGACGGACGAGGACAGCCTGCCGCCCTATGACATCCTGGACGAGATCCTGCGCGGCCTCGTCGAGGAGGAGGCCGCGACGGCCGAGATCATCGCCCGGGGCTTCGACCGGGAAGTGGTGGAGAAAATCGAAGGCCTGCTCTATAGGGCGGAGTATAAGCGCAGGCAGGCCGCTCCGGGGGTCAAGATCACACGTCGGAATTTCGGCCGTGATCGGCGCTATCCCATCACCAATCATTTTCGCGACCGAGGCTGA
- the ypfJ gene encoding KPN_02809 family neutral zinc metallopeptidase, whose product MRWRDLRRSGNIDDQRGGGFGGGLGGGGMRVPVGRGGIGIVGLIVVLGVSYFLGIDPRILLDGGGGSMPPSSQQQAPRTPGAGQTATNDEMKDFVSAVLASTEDTWKKVLPQLGVQYRDPTLVLFSGAVQSACGFAQAAMGPFYCPSDQKVYIDLSFYKEMRDRLGAPGDFAQAYVIAHEIGHHVQTLLGISDKVNAARSRLSEADQNQLSVMMELQADCFAGVWGHDADAEHKMIEEGDIEEGLNAAAAIGDDRLQKRSQGYVVPESFTHGSSAQRVKWFKTGLASGNPKDCDTFNAPNL is encoded by the coding sequence ATGCGGTGGAGAGACTTGCGTCGGAGCGGCAATATCGACGACCAGCGGGGTGGCGGCTTCGGCGGCGGGCTCGGCGGTGGTGGCATGCGCGTTCCGGTGGGACGGGGAGGGATCGGCATTGTCGGCCTGATAGTGGTGCTCGGTGTCTCCTATTTCCTGGGCATCGACCCCCGCATCCTCTTGGACGGCGGGGGCGGCTCAATGCCGCCTTCGAGCCAGCAGCAGGCCCCGCGCACACCGGGCGCCGGACAGACCGCGACCAATGACGAGATGAAGGATTTCGTCTCCGCCGTCCTGGCCAGCACCGAGGACACCTGGAAGAAGGTCCTTCCGCAGCTGGGGGTGCAGTACCGAGATCCCACTCTGGTTCTGTTCTCGGGCGCGGTCCAATCGGCATGCGGCTTTGCCCAGGCGGCCATGGGCCCGTTCTATTGCCCCTCGGATCAGAAAGTTTACATCGACCTCTCCTTCTATAAGGAGATGCGGGACCGCCTGGGGGCTCCGGGAGATTTCGCCCAGGCCTATGTGATCGCCCATGAGATCGGCCATCACGTCCAGACGCTTCTCGGCATCAGTGACAAGGTCAATGCCGCCCGGTCGCGGCTGAGCGAAGCCGACCAGAACCAGCTTTCCGTGATGATGGAATTGCAGGCGGATTGCTTTGCCGGCGTCTGGGGTCATGATGCCGATGCCGAGCACAAGATGATCGAGGAGGGCGACATCGAGGAAGGGTTGAACGCCGCCGCAGCCATTGGCGACGACCGTCTCCAGAAGCGCTCTCAAGGCTATGTGGTGCCGGAATCCTTCACCCACGGCTCATCCGCCCAGCGCGTGAAATGGTTCAAGACCGGCCTTGCCAGCGGTAATCCGAAGGATTGCGACACGTTCAACGCGCCGAATTTGTAG
- a CDS encoding alpha/beta fold hydrolase, whose protein sequence is MKPILVFLHGLGGSVEIWDRQRQHFDPYWQTFAWQAPGYGGRALADPLTFEHLSDLLWADLDTLGFERVVLVGHSLGGMLAQTAVAQVPLRVSALVLASTSPAFGDPTGEFQKRFLAERLDPLDRNIAMAEMAGPAAASMAGDTPDREGLQRIEAAMAQTPPDTFRAYVQLLTTFDARATLAAIDCPTLVIVGEHDKAAPPIVSEKMAQKVRNARFVLAPGAGHLLPFEQPDAFNVSMEQFLVESGIGA, encoded by the coding sequence ATGAAGCCTATTCTCGTCTTTCTTCACGGACTCGGCGGATCGGTCGAGATCTGGGATCGTCAACGGCAGCATTTCGACCCGTATTGGCAGACCTTCGCCTGGCAGGCTCCCGGCTATGGCGGGCGGGCATTGGCCGATCCCCTCACCTTCGAGCATCTGAGCGACCTCCTCTGGGCGGACCTCGATACGCTCGGCTTCGAGCGTGTGGTGCTGGTGGGGCATTCGCTCGGGGGGATGCTCGCCCAAACTGCCGTTGCACAAGTTCCGCTGCGGGTCTCAGCGCTGGTCCTCGCCTCCACCAGCCCCGCCTTCGGCGATCCGACCGGGGAATTCCAGAAGCGCTTCCTCGCCGAGCGGCTGGACCCGCTCGACCGCAACATCGCCATGGCAGAAATGGCGGGGCCGGCCGCTGCCAGCATGGCCGGTGACACTCCGGACCGGGAGGGATTGCAACGGATCGAAGCCGCCATGGCCCAGACGCCGCCGGATACTTTCCGTGCCTATGTGCAGCTTCTCACGACCTTCGATGCCCGCGCCACCCTGGCTGCGATCGATTGCCCGACGCTGGTCATCGTCGGCGAGCACGACAAGGCCGCTCCACCCATCGTGTCGGAAAAGATGGCGCAGAAAGTCCGCAATGCCCGCTTCGTGCTCGCGCCCGGGGCCGGGCACCTCTTGCCCTTCGAGCAACCGGATGCGTTCAACGTGTCGATGGAGCAGTTTCTGGTCGAGAGCGGTATCGGAGCCTAG
- a CDS encoding dihydrofolate reductase, producing the protein MRISIVVAVAENGVIGASGGLPWRLPSDLKRFKALTMGKPIIMGRKTYESIGRPLPGRDNIVISESNTFAPEGVFITRSLDSALRLGASMARDRQVEEIAVIGGSRVFREAMLHVDRLYFTRVHASPPGDTFFPDLARGDWREVSREAYAAEEGDAADVTLIVFDRVSPLQR; encoded by the coding sequence ATGAGGATCAGCATTGTCGTCGCCGTGGCGGAAAACGGGGTCATCGGCGCGAGCGGGGGCCTGCCGTGGCGACTGCCATCGGACCTGAAGCGGTTCAAGGCTTTGACCATGGGCAAGCCGATCATTATGGGCCGCAAGACCTACGAGTCCATCGGTCGGCCGCTGCCGGGCCGGGACAATATCGTCATTTCTGAATCGAACACATTTGCCCCGGAAGGTGTCTTCATTACCCGCTCTCTGGATTCCGCCCTTCGCCTGGGAGCCAGCATGGCACGCGACCGGCAGGTCGAGGAGATCGCCGTCATCGGCGGCTCCCGTGTCTTTCGCGAGGCCATGCTGCATGTGGATCGGCTCTATTTCACCCGCGTCCACGCCTCCCCGCCAGGTGATACCTTCTTTCCGGACTTGGCACGGGGAGACTGGCGGGAGGTGTCCCGCGAGGCGTATGCTGCGGAGGAGGGGGATGCGGCGGATGTGACGCTCATCGTCTTCGATCGTGTATCTCCGCTGCAACGTTGA
- a CDS encoding flavin monoamine oxidase family protein has product MTPWPSNPDVLVIGAGAAGIGAGLALKRLGLTAAIIEAKPRIGGRAHTDCETLGVTWDRGCHWFHTADRNPLRVLADRLGHGYDHDTTPPMIGTYTDGRWQFGDETRAYVWDRLGYVSDEGAKGRDVSAASLLDRSHRLYPLLHHWFTLMTSREPEEISAADYGRYDDSHVNLPVKDGYGRLMEKIARGLAIGCGIEARRITVGASGAVVDTSHGTITAKAVVIAVPARILQEQRIAIDPGYPDWLTATLDAVPMGHYEKVALLFDRPLEPPQPCVYVDIFDPVSTDTEPLNFEISPFGRPIAVAHLAGDHAKAMVEAGEAEAVAFVTDTLVRAFGSDLRGHILKAAMTGWTEDPYTRGGYSCALPGHGQARFAFAEPVHDRLFLAGEHTSPTRFATCHGAYLSGIDAAHRAAAMLGLKPPAPDPLWLIEPEMA; this is encoded by the coding sequence ATGACGCCATGGCCTTCGAATCCCGACGTCTTGGTGATCGGCGCCGGTGCAGCTGGGATCGGCGCCGGCTTGGCCCTGAAGCGTTTGGGGTTGACGGCCGCCATCATCGAGGCAAAGCCGCGCATCGGCGGCCGGGCGCATACTGATTGCGAAACGCTCGGCGTGACCTGGGACCGCGGCTGCCACTGGTTTCACACCGCTGATCGCAATCCGTTGCGGGTCCTCGCCGACCGGCTGGGTCATGGCTATGACCACGACACGACACCGCCGATGATCGGCACCTACACGGACGGCCGATGGCAGTTCGGCGACGAGACACGCGCCTATGTCTGGGACCGCCTCGGCTATGTCTCCGATGAGGGAGCCAAGGGCCGGGACGTCTCCGCCGCCTCCCTTCTCGACCGTTCGCACCGGCTCTATCCGCTGCTGCATCACTGGTTCACTTTGATGACCTCGCGGGAGCCGGAGGAGATCTCGGCGGCCGATTACGGCCGCTACGACGACAGCCACGTCAATCTACCCGTCAAGGATGGCTACGGCCGGCTCATGGAGAAAATCGCCCGCGGCTTGGCGATCGGTTGCGGCATCGAGGCGAGGCGGATCACCGTGGGCGCGAGCGGCGCGGTCGTTGACACATCGCACGGGACGATTACGGCCAAGGCGGTCGTCATCGCGGTCCCGGCCCGGATTCTCCAGGAGCAGCGGATCGCGATCGATCCAGGCTATCCGGACTGGCTGACCGCAACTCTGGATGCGGTCCCCATGGGCCATTATGAGAAGGTCGCCTTGCTGTTCGATCGTCCCCTGGAGCCGCCGCAACCCTGCGTCTATGTGGACATCTTCGACCCCGTATCCACGGACACTGAGCCGCTCAACTTCGAGATCTCTCCCTTCGGTCGGCCGATAGCGGTCGCTCATCTGGCGGGCGATCACGCCAAGGCCATGGTGGAGGCAGGCGAGGCGGAAGCGGTGGCCTTCGTCACGGATACGTTAGTGCGCGCTTTCGGCAGCGACCTGCGCGGCCATATCCTTAAGGCTGCGATGACGGGCTGGACGGAGGATCCGTATACGCGCGGGGGCTATTCCTGTGCTTTGCCCGGTCATGGCCAGGCGCGCTTCGCCTTTGCCGAGCCGGTTCACGACCGGCTCTTTCTGGCGGGCGAGCATACCAGCCCGACGCGATTCGCCACCTGTCACGGCGCCTATCTGTCGGGGATCGATGCCGCCCATCGCGCCGCTGCGATGCTGGGATTGAAACCGCCTGCGCCGGACCCGCTCTGGCTGATCGAGCCCGAAATGGCGTGA